From a region of the Falco cherrug isolate bFalChe1 chromosome 9, bFalChe1.pri, whole genome shotgun sequence genome:
- the SEC24C gene encoding protein transport protein Sec24C isoform X2 yields the protein MSVNQQAHTGPPYGQPQPGYHGYQQPAYGGQPLPGVPQSQYGVYNGPMPGYQQPGPPQGYFPSLGFPAKGSPVSLNSDTSTLAPNFIGSLRAPPTSGAPPPASGASLTSGHVAYSPFGHGDVQNGIPASAAPMQRTPASQPFLPGSAPAPVSQTSTLQQYGPPPASVQQLSNHMAGMTIGSPAASAPPPAGLGYGPSTSVPPVSGSFSATGSGLYTPYTASQGPPPTSVSQGLPLAQPPFPGQPVSTQRPPTQVPGFAPPPSSTGVGPSSYPPTTGAPRPPTMPGPPLPGQTVAGPPMPQPNHVSSPPPPSTMSGPHPGPPMSGLHGPPPPTHPPQPGYQMQQNGSFGQVRGPQPNYGGAYPGTPNYGSPPGPPPPPKRLDPDSIPSPQLNELPPQQKPRHRIDPDAIPSPIQVIEDDRSNRGSEPFVTGVRGQVPPLVTTNFLVKDQGNASPRYIRCTSYNIPCTSDMAKQSQVPLAAVIKPLATLPPEETLPYLVDHGESGPVRCNRCKAYMCPFMQFIEGGRRFQCCFCSCVTEVPPHYFQHLDHTGKRVDFYDRPELSLGSYEFLATVDYCKNNKFPSPPAFIFMIDVSYNAVKSGLVRLICEELKSLLNYLPREGNMEESAIRVGFVTYNKVLHFYNVKSSLAQPQMMVVSDVADMFVPLLDGFLVNVNESRTVIASLLDQIPEMFADTRETETVFAPVIQAGLEALKAAECAGKLFIFHTSLPIAEAPGKLKNRDDKKLINTDKEKTLFQPQTSFYNNLAKDCVAQGCCVDLFLFPNQYLDVATLGVVTYQTGGSIYKYAYFQLETDQDRFLNDLRRDVQKEVGFDAVMRVRTSTGIRATDFFGAFYMSNTTDVEMAGLDCDKTITVEFKHDDKLSEDSGALLQCALLYTSCAGQRRLRIHNLSLNCCTQLADLYRNCETDTLINYLAKYAYRGVLSSPVKTVRDALINQCAQILACYRKNCASPSSAGQLILPECMKLLPVYLNCVLKSDVLQPAPEVTTDDRAYIRQLVTSMDVAETNVFFYPRLLPLTKADVDSDSLPPAIRNSEERLSKGDIYLLENGLNIFVWVGVNVQQGLIQNLFGVSSFGQISSALSTLPVLENPFSKKVRSIINMLQMQRSRYMKLIIVKQEDKLEMLFKHFLVEDKSLSGGASYVDFLCHMHKEIRQLLS from the exons ATGAGTGTAAACCAGCAAGCTCACACAGGGCCTCCTTATGGGCAACCTCAGCCTGGATATCACGGATACCAGCAGCCTGCCTACGGAGGACAGCCACTGCCAGGGGTTCCTCAGTCGCAATATGGAGTTTATAATGGGCCGATGCCAGGATATCAACAGCCAGGCCCTCCACAAG GTTACTTTCCTTCCTTGGGGTTCCCTGCAAAGGGCTCTCCTGTATCTCTCAACTCTGACACTTCTACTCTTGCACCTAATTTCATAG GTTCATTAAGAGCCCCTCCAACATCTGGAGCTCCCCCTCCAGCCTCTGGAGCATCTCTTACTTCTGGCCACGTGGCATACAGTCCGTTTGGACATGGAGATGTGCAGAATGGGATTCCAGCCTCAGCAGCCCCAATGCAGAG GACACCTGCTTCTCAGCCGTTTCTGCCAGGCTCAGCACCCGCGCCTGTCAGCCAGACATCTACGCTCCAGCAATATGGTCCCCCCCCAGCCAGTGTACAGCAGCTCAGCAATCACATGGCAGGGATGACAATTGGCagtcctgcagcctctgctcctccccCAGCTGGACTGGGCTATG GTCCCTCAACATCGGTTCCCCCAGTCTCAGGAAGCTTTAGTGCAACAGGATCTGGTCTCTACACACCTTACACTGCGAGCCAAGGACCTCCTCCTACCAGTGTGTCTCAGGGTCTTCCTTTGGCACAGCCTCCGTTTCCTGGTCAACCAGTATCAACTCAGCGCCCGCCTACTCAAGTCCCTGGCTTTGCCCCACCTCCCTCTTCTACAGGGGTTGGACCTTCCTCTTACCCTCCCACCACAGGTGCCCCAAGGCCACCTACCATGCcaggcccaccactgcctgggCAGACAGTTGCTGGACCACCGATGCCCCAGCCTAATCATGTGTCCTCACCGCCACCTCCATCAACTATGTCAGGGCCACACCCTGGGCCTCCCATGAGTGGTCTCCATGGACCACCTCCTCCCACTCATCCTCCTCAGCCAGGATACCAAATGCAGCAGAATG GTTCCTTTGGGCAGGTGAGAGGTCCCCAGCCAAACTATGGAGGAGCCTATCCAGGAACACCAAATTATGGAAGTCCGCCCGGACCACCACCTCCGCCAAAACGCTTGGATCCAGATTCCATTCCTAGCCCT caacttaATGAGCTGCCACCCCAGCAGAAACCCAGGCACAGAATAGACCCAGATGCAATTCCTAGTCCC ATTCAAGTGATTGAAGATGACAGAAGTAACCGTGGGTCAGAACCATTTGTCACTGGAGTGAGAGGGCAGGTTCCACCTCTTGTTACTACAAATTTCTTGGTCAAGGATCaag GTAACGCAAGCCCTCGCTACATAAGATGCACATCTTACAATATTCCCTGCACCTCAGATATGGCCAAACAGTCCCAAGTTCCCCTAGCTGCTGTCATAAAACCACTGGCTACTCTACCCCCCGAGGAG ACCCTTCCTTATTTGGTAGACCATGGAGAATCCGGCCCTGTCCGATGCAATAGGTGCAAGGCTTACATGTGCCCTTTTATGCAATTCATTGAGGGTGGAAGGAGGTTCCAGTgttgtttctgcagctgtgtcACTGAGG tgcCACCTCATTACTTCCAGCATTTGGATCATACTGGAAAGCGAGTGGACTTCTATGACCGACCTGAGTTATCACTGGGGTCTTACGAGTTTCTAGCAACAGTTGACTATTGCAAG AACAACAAGTTTCCCAGTCCacctgctttcattttcatgatTGATGTGTCTTACAATGCTGTGAAGAGTGGCTTAGTGAGGCTAATATGTGAAGAATTAAAGTCACTCCTAAATTACCTGCCCAG GGAGGGCAACATGGAAGAATCAGCCATTCGAGTAGGCTTTGTCACCTACAACAAAGTGTTACACTTCTATAACGTGAAGAgctccctggcacagccacaaATGATGGTTGTTTCAGATGTGGCAGATATGTTTGTGCCACTCCTTGACGGTTTTCTGGTGAACGTGAATGAATCCAGGACGGTTATTGCCAG TTTGCTGGATCAGATTCCAGAAATGTTTGCAGAcacaagagaaacagaaacagtttttgCACCTGTGATTCAAGCAGGGCTGGAGGCGCTGAAG gcagctgagtGTGCTGGCAAGCTCTTCATTTTCCACACCTCTCTGCCCATCGCGGAGGCCCCAGGGAAGCTAAAGAACAGGGATGATAAGAAACTGATCAACACAGACAAGGAGAAG ACTTTGTTTCAACCACAGACAAGCTTTTACAACAACCTGGCCAAGGATTGTgtggcccagggctgctgtgtgGATCTGTTCCTGTTTCCAAACCAGTATTTGGATGTGGCGACACTAGGCGTAGTAACCTACCAGACGGGAGGCTCCATTTATAAGTATGCCTATTTCCAG CTGGAGACAGACCAGGATAGGTTCCTGAATGACTTGAGAAGAGATGTGCAGAAAGAAGTGGGATTTGATGCTGTAATGAGAGTGCGCACAAGCACAG gtattcGAGCAACTGACTTTTTTGGAGCCTTCTATATGAGCAACACAACAGATGTAGAGATGGCAGGTTTGGACTGTGATAAAACAATCACGGTGGAATTCAAGCACGATGACAAACTGAGCGAAGACAGTGGTGCGCTCCTTCAG TGTGCGCTGTTGTATACAAGTTGTGCAGGACAGCGACGACTCCGCATTCACAACCTCTCCTTAAACTGTTGCACACAGCTTGCTGACCTCTATCGAAACTGTGAGACAGACACGCTCATCAATTACTTGGCTAAATATG CATATCGTGGAGTTTTGAGTAGTCCAGTGAAGACTGTACGAGATGCACTGATCAACCAGTGTGCCCAGATTCTAGCTTGCTATCGAAAGAACTGTGCTAGTCCCTCTTCTGCTGGCCAG CTGATCCTCCCTGAATGCATGAAGCTGCTTCCTGTGTACTTGAACTGTGTGTTGAAGAGTGACGTCCTTCAGCCCGCTCCGGAGGTCACAACAGATGACCGTGCCTACATTCGTCAGTTAGTCACATCCATGGATGTGGCAGAAACAAACGTTTTCTTTTATCCCAGGCTTCTGCCCCTG ACCAAAGCAGATGTTGACAGTGACTCCTTGCCACCAGCAATCCGGAACTCAGAAGAACGTCTCTCCAAGGGTGACATATACCTGCTGGAGAACGGGCTGAACATCTTCGTGTGGGTGGGAGTCAACGTGCAGCAGGGCCTGATCCAGAACCTCTTTGGCGTGTCATCCTTCGGCCAGATCAGCAGCGCCTTG AGTACCCTGCCTGTCTTGGAAAATCCCTTTTCAAAGAAAGTACGATCTATTATTAACATGCTTCAAATGCAGAGATCCCGCTACATGAAG tTAATAATTGTGAAGCAAGAAGATAAGTTGGAAATGCTGTTCAAACACTTCCTAGTGGAGGACAAGAGCCTGAGTGGGGGCGCTTCATACGTGGACTTCCTGTGTCACATGCACAAGGAGATTCGGCAGCTACTGAGCTAG
- the SEC24C gene encoding protein transport protein Sec24C isoform X3 codes for MSVNQQAHTGPPYGQPQPGYHGYQQPAYGGQPLPGVPQSQYGVYNGPMPGYQQPGPPQGYFPSLGFPAKGSPVSLNSDTSTLAPNFIGSLRAPPTSGAPPPASGASLTSGHVAYSPFGHGDVQNGIPASAAPMQRTPASQPFLPGSAPAPVSQTSTLQQYGPPPASVQQLSNHMAGMTIGSPAASAPPPAGLGYGPSTSVPPVSGSFSATGSGLYTPYTASQGPPPTSVSQGLPLAQPPFPGQPVSTQRPPTQVPGFAPPPSSTGVGPSSYPPTTGAPRPPTMPGPPLPGQTVAGPPMPQPNHVSSPPPPSTMSGPHPGPPMSGLHGPPPPTHPPQPGYQMQQNGSFGQVRGPQPNYGGAYPGTPNYGSPPGPPPPPKRLDPDSIPSPIQVIEDDRSNRGSEPFVTGVRGQVPPLVTTNFLVKDQGNASPRYIRCTSYNIPCTSDMAKQSQVPLAAVIKPLATLPPEETLPYLVDHGESGPVRCNRCKAYMCPFMQFIEGGRRFQCCFCSCVTEVPPHYFQHLDHTGKRVDFYDRPELSLGSYEFLATVDYCKNNKFPSPPAFIFMIDVSYNAVKSGLVRLICEELKSLLNYLPREGNMEESAIRVGFVTYNKVLHFYNVKSSLAQPQMMVVSDVADMFVPLLDGFLVNVNESRTVIASLLDQIPEMFADTRETETVFAPVIQAGLEALKAAECAGKLFIFHTSLPIAEAPGKLKNRDDKKLINTDKEKTLFQPQTSFYNNLAKDCVAQGCCVDLFLFPNQYLDVATLGVVTYQTGGSIYKYAYFQLETDQDRFLNDLRRDVQKEVGFDAVMRVRTSTGIRATDFFGAFYMSNTTDVEMAGLDCDKTITVEFKHDDKLSEDSGALLQCALLYTSCAGQRRLRIHNLSLNCCTQLADLYRNCETDTLINYLAKYAYRGVLSSPVKTVRDALINQCAQILACYRKNCASPSSAGQLILPECMKLLPVYLNCVLKSDVLQPAPEVTTDDRAYIRQLVTSMDVAETNVFFYPRLLPLQTKADVDSDSLPPAIRNSEERLSKGDIYLLENGLNIFVWVGVNVQQGLIQNLFGVSSFGQISSALSTLPVLENPFSKKVRSIINMLQMQRSRYMKLIIVKQEDKLEMLFKHFLVEDKSLSGGASYVDFLCHMHKEIRQLLS; via the exons ATGAGTGTAAACCAGCAAGCTCACACAGGGCCTCCTTATGGGCAACCTCAGCCTGGATATCACGGATACCAGCAGCCTGCCTACGGAGGACAGCCACTGCCAGGGGTTCCTCAGTCGCAATATGGAGTTTATAATGGGCCGATGCCAGGATATCAACAGCCAGGCCCTCCACAAG GTTACTTTCCTTCCTTGGGGTTCCCTGCAAAGGGCTCTCCTGTATCTCTCAACTCTGACACTTCTACTCTTGCACCTAATTTCATAG GTTCATTAAGAGCCCCTCCAACATCTGGAGCTCCCCCTCCAGCCTCTGGAGCATCTCTTACTTCTGGCCACGTGGCATACAGTCCGTTTGGACATGGAGATGTGCAGAATGGGATTCCAGCCTCAGCAGCCCCAATGCAGAG GACACCTGCTTCTCAGCCGTTTCTGCCAGGCTCAGCACCCGCGCCTGTCAGCCAGACATCTACGCTCCAGCAATATGGTCCCCCCCCAGCCAGTGTACAGCAGCTCAGCAATCACATGGCAGGGATGACAATTGGCagtcctgcagcctctgctcctccccCAGCTGGACTGGGCTATG GTCCCTCAACATCGGTTCCCCCAGTCTCAGGAAGCTTTAGTGCAACAGGATCTGGTCTCTACACACCTTACACTGCGAGCCAAGGACCTCCTCCTACCAGTGTGTCTCAGGGTCTTCCTTTGGCACAGCCTCCGTTTCCTGGTCAACCAGTATCAACTCAGCGCCCGCCTACTCAAGTCCCTGGCTTTGCCCCACCTCCCTCTTCTACAGGGGTTGGACCTTCCTCTTACCCTCCCACCACAGGTGCCCCAAGGCCACCTACCATGCcaggcccaccactgcctgggCAGACAGTTGCTGGACCACCGATGCCCCAGCCTAATCATGTGTCCTCACCGCCACCTCCATCAACTATGTCAGGGCCACACCCTGGGCCTCCCATGAGTGGTCTCCATGGACCACCTCCTCCCACTCATCCTCCTCAGCCAGGATACCAAATGCAGCAGAATG GTTCCTTTGGGCAGGTGAGAGGTCCCCAGCCAAACTATGGAGGAGCCTATCCAGGAACACCAAATTATGGAAGTCCGCCCGGACCACCACCTCCGCCAAAACGCTTGGATCCAGATTCCATTCCTAGCCCT ATTCAAGTGATTGAAGATGACAGAAGTAACCGTGGGTCAGAACCATTTGTCACTGGAGTGAGAGGGCAGGTTCCACCTCTTGTTACTACAAATTTCTTGGTCAAGGATCaag GTAACGCAAGCCCTCGCTACATAAGATGCACATCTTACAATATTCCCTGCACCTCAGATATGGCCAAACAGTCCCAAGTTCCCCTAGCTGCTGTCATAAAACCACTGGCTACTCTACCCCCCGAGGAG ACCCTTCCTTATTTGGTAGACCATGGAGAATCCGGCCCTGTCCGATGCAATAGGTGCAAGGCTTACATGTGCCCTTTTATGCAATTCATTGAGGGTGGAAGGAGGTTCCAGTgttgtttctgcagctgtgtcACTGAGG tgcCACCTCATTACTTCCAGCATTTGGATCATACTGGAAAGCGAGTGGACTTCTATGACCGACCTGAGTTATCACTGGGGTCTTACGAGTTTCTAGCAACAGTTGACTATTGCAAG AACAACAAGTTTCCCAGTCCacctgctttcattttcatgatTGATGTGTCTTACAATGCTGTGAAGAGTGGCTTAGTGAGGCTAATATGTGAAGAATTAAAGTCACTCCTAAATTACCTGCCCAG GGAGGGCAACATGGAAGAATCAGCCATTCGAGTAGGCTTTGTCACCTACAACAAAGTGTTACACTTCTATAACGTGAAGAgctccctggcacagccacaaATGATGGTTGTTTCAGATGTGGCAGATATGTTTGTGCCACTCCTTGACGGTTTTCTGGTGAACGTGAATGAATCCAGGACGGTTATTGCCAG TTTGCTGGATCAGATTCCAGAAATGTTTGCAGAcacaagagaaacagaaacagtttttgCACCTGTGATTCAAGCAGGGCTGGAGGCGCTGAAG gcagctgagtGTGCTGGCAAGCTCTTCATTTTCCACACCTCTCTGCCCATCGCGGAGGCCCCAGGGAAGCTAAAGAACAGGGATGATAAGAAACTGATCAACACAGACAAGGAGAAG ACTTTGTTTCAACCACAGACAAGCTTTTACAACAACCTGGCCAAGGATTGTgtggcccagggctgctgtgtgGATCTGTTCCTGTTTCCAAACCAGTATTTGGATGTGGCGACACTAGGCGTAGTAACCTACCAGACGGGAGGCTCCATTTATAAGTATGCCTATTTCCAG CTGGAGACAGACCAGGATAGGTTCCTGAATGACTTGAGAAGAGATGTGCAGAAAGAAGTGGGATTTGATGCTGTAATGAGAGTGCGCACAAGCACAG gtattcGAGCAACTGACTTTTTTGGAGCCTTCTATATGAGCAACACAACAGATGTAGAGATGGCAGGTTTGGACTGTGATAAAACAATCACGGTGGAATTCAAGCACGATGACAAACTGAGCGAAGACAGTGGTGCGCTCCTTCAG TGTGCGCTGTTGTATACAAGTTGTGCAGGACAGCGACGACTCCGCATTCACAACCTCTCCTTAAACTGTTGCACACAGCTTGCTGACCTCTATCGAAACTGTGAGACAGACACGCTCATCAATTACTTGGCTAAATATG CATATCGTGGAGTTTTGAGTAGTCCAGTGAAGACTGTACGAGATGCACTGATCAACCAGTGTGCCCAGATTCTAGCTTGCTATCGAAAGAACTGTGCTAGTCCCTCTTCTGCTGGCCAG CTGATCCTCCCTGAATGCATGAAGCTGCTTCCTGTGTACTTGAACTGTGTGTTGAAGAGTGACGTCCTTCAGCCCGCTCCGGAGGTCACAACAGATGACCGTGCCTACATTCGTCAGTTAGTCACATCCATGGATGTGGCAGAAACAAACGTTTTCTTTTATCCCAGGCTTCTGCCCCTG CAGACCAAAGCAGATGTTGACAGTGACTCCTTGCCACCAGCAATCCGGAACTCAGAAGAACGTCTCTCCAAGGGTGACATATACCTGCTGGAGAACGGGCTGAACATCTTCGTGTGGGTGGGAGTCAACGTGCAGCAGGGCCTGATCCAGAACCTCTTTGGCGTGTCATCCTTCGGCCAGATCAGCAGCGCCTTG AGTACCCTGCCTGTCTTGGAAAATCCCTTTTCAAAGAAAGTACGATCTATTATTAACATGCTTCAAATGCAGAGATCCCGCTACATGAAG tTAATAATTGTGAAGCAAGAAGATAAGTTGGAAATGCTGTTCAAACACTTCCTAGTGGAGGACAAGAGCCTGAGTGGGGGCGCTTCATACGTGGACTTCCTGTGTCACATGCACAAGGAGATTCGGCAGCTACTGAGCTAG
- the SEC24C gene encoding protein transport protein Sec24C isoform X4 produces MSVNQQAHTGPPYGQPQPGYHGYQQPAYGGQPLPGVPQSQYGVYNGPMPGYQQPGPPQGYFPSLGFPAKGSPVSLNSDTSTLAPNFIGSLRAPPTSGAPPPASGASLTSGHVAYSPFGHGDVQNGIPASAAPMQRTPASQPFLPGSAPAPVSQTSTLQQYGPPPASVQQLSNHMAGMTIGSPAASAPPPAGLGYGPSTSVPPVSGSFSATGSGLYTPYTASQGPPPTSVSQGLPLAQPPFPGQPVSTQRPPTQVPGFAPPPSSTGVGPSSYPPTTGAPRPPTMPGPPLPGQTVAGPPMPQPNHVSSPPPPSTMSGPHPGPPMSGLHGPPPPTHPPQPGYQMQQNGSFGQVRGPQPNYGGAYPGTPNYGSPPGPPPPPKRLDPDSIPSPIQVIEDDRSNRGSEPFVTGVRGQVPPLVTTNFLVKDQGNASPRYIRCTSYNIPCTSDMAKQSQVPLAAVIKPLATLPPEETLPYLVDHGESGPVRCNRCKAYMCPFMQFIEGGRRFQCCFCSCVTEVPPHYFQHLDHTGKRVDFYDRPELSLGSYEFLATVDYCKNNKFPSPPAFIFMIDVSYNAVKSGLVRLICEELKSLLNYLPREGNMEESAIRVGFVTYNKVLHFYNVKSSLAQPQMMVVSDVADMFVPLLDGFLVNVNESRTVIASLLDQIPEMFADTRETETVFAPVIQAGLEALKAAECAGKLFIFHTSLPIAEAPGKLKNRDDKKLINTDKEKTLFQPQTSFYNNLAKDCVAQGCCVDLFLFPNQYLDVATLGVVTYQTGGSIYKYAYFQLETDQDRFLNDLRRDVQKEVGFDAVMRVRTSTGIRATDFFGAFYMSNTTDVEMAGLDCDKTITVEFKHDDKLSEDSGALLQCALLYTSCAGQRRLRIHNLSLNCCTQLADLYRNCETDTLINYLAKYAYRGVLSSPVKTVRDALINQCAQILACYRKNCASPSSAGQLILPECMKLLPVYLNCVLKSDVLQPAPEVTTDDRAYIRQLVTSMDVAETNVFFYPRLLPLTKADVDSDSLPPAIRNSEERLSKGDIYLLENGLNIFVWVGVNVQQGLIQNLFGVSSFGQISSALSTLPVLENPFSKKVRSIINMLQMQRSRYMKLIIVKQEDKLEMLFKHFLVEDKSLSGGASYVDFLCHMHKEIRQLLS; encoded by the exons ATGAGTGTAAACCAGCAAGCTCACACAGGGCCTCCTTATGGGCAACCTCAGCCTGGATATCACGGATACCAGCAGCCTGCCTACGGAGGACAGCCACTGCCAGGGGTTCCTCAGTCGCAATATGGAGTTTATAATGGGCCGATGCCAGGATATCAACAGCCAGGCCCTCCACAAG GTTACTTTCCTTCCTTGGGGTTCCCTGCAAAGGGCTCTCCTGTATCTCTCAACTCTGACACTTCTACTCTTGCACCTAATTTCATAG GTTCATTAAGAGCCCCTCCAACATCTGGAGCTCCCCCTCCAGCCTCTGGAGCATCTCTTACTTCTGGCCACGTGGCATACAGTCCGTTTGGACATGGAGATGTGCAGAATGGGATTCCAGCCTCAGCAGCCCCAATGCAGAG GACACCTGCTTCTCAGCCGTTTCTGCCAGGCTCAGCACCCGCGCCTGTCAGCCAGACATCTACGCTCCAGCAATATGGTCCCCCCCCAGCCAGTGTACAGCAGCTCAGCAATCACATGGCAGGGATGACAATTGGCagtcctgcagcctctgctcctccccCAGCTGGACTGGGCTATG GTCCCTCAACATCGGTTCCCCCAGTCTCAGGAAGCTTTAGTGCAACAGGATCTGGTCTCTACACACCTTACACTGCGAGCCAAGGACCTCCTCCTACCAGTGTGTCTCAGGGTCTTCCTTTGGCACAGCCTCCGTTTCCTGGTCAACCAGTATCAACTCAGCGCCCGCCTACTCAAGTCCCTGGCTTTGCCCCACCTCCCTCTTCTACAGGGGTTGGACCTTCCTCTTACCCTCCCACCACAGGTGCCCCAAGGCCACCTACCATGCcaggcccaccactgcctgggCAGACAGTTGCTGGACCACCGATGCCCCAGCCTAATCATGTGTCCTCACCGCCACCTCCATCAACTATGTCAGGGCCACACCCTGGGCCTCCCATGAGTGGTCTCCATGGACCACCTCCTCCCACTCATCCTCCTCAGCCAGGATACCAAATGCAGCAGAATG GTTCCTTTGGGCAGGTGAGAGGTCCCCAGCCAAACTATGGAGGAGCCTATCCAGGAACACCAAATTATGGAAGTCCGCCCGGACCACCACCTCCGCCAAAACGCTTGGATCCAGATTCCATTCCTAGCCCT ATTCAAGTGATTGAAGATGACAGAAGTAACCGTGGGTCAGAACCATTTGTCACTGGAGTGAGAGGGCAGGTTCCACCTCTTGTTACTACAAATTTCTTGGTCAAGGATCaag GTAACGCAAGCCCTCGCTACATAAGATGCACATCTTACAATATTCCCTGCACCTCAGATATGGCCAAACAGTCCCAAGTTCCCCTAGCTGCTGTCATAAAACCACTGGCTACTCTACCCCCCGAGGAG ACCCTTCCTTATTTGGTAGACCATGGAGAATCCGGCCCTGTCCGATGCAATAGGTGCAAGGCTTACATGTGCCCTTTTATGCAATTCATTGAGGGTGGAAGGAGGTTCCAGTgttgtttctgcagctgtgtcACTGAGG tgcCACCTCATTACTTCCAGCATTTGGATCATACTGGAAAGCGAGTGGACTTCTATGACCGACCTGAGTTATCACTGGGGTCTTACGAGTTTCTAGCAACAGTTGACTATTGCAAG AACAACAAGTTTCCCAGTCCacctgctttcattttcatgatTGATGTGTCTTACAATGCTGTGAAGAGTGGCTTAGTGAGGCTAATATGTGAAGAATTAAAGTCACTCCTAAATTACCTGCCCAG GGAGGGCAACATGGAAGAATCAGCCATTCGAGTAGGCTTTGTCACCTACAACAAAGTGTTACACTTCTATAACGTGAAGAgctccctggcacagccacaaATGATGGTTGTTTCAGATGTGGCAGATATGTTTGTGCCACTCCTTGACGGTTTTCTGGTGAACGTGAATGAATCCAGGACGGTTATTGCCAG TTTGCTGGATCAGATTCCAGAAATGTTTGCAGAcacaagagaaacagaaacagtttttgCACCTGTGATTCAAGCAGGGCTGGAGGCGCTGAAG gcagctgagtGTGCTGGCAAGCTCTTCATTTTCCACACCTCTCTGCCCATCGCGGAGGCCCCAGGGAAGCTAAAGAACAGGGATGATAAGAAACTGATCAACACAGACAAGGAGAAG ACTTTGTTTCAACCACAGACAAGCTTTTACAACAACCTGGCCAAGGATTGTgtggcccagggctgctgtgtgGATCTGTTCCTGTTTCCAAACCAGTATTTGGATGTGGCGACACTAGGCGTAGTAACCTACCAGACGGGAGGCTCCATTTATAAGTATGCCTATTTCCAG CTGGAGACAGACCAGGATAGGTTCCTGAATGACTTGAGAAGAGATGTGCAGAAAGAAGTGGGATTTGATGCTGTAATGAGAGTGCGCACAAGCACAG gtattcGAGCAACTGACTTTTTTGGAGCCTTCTATATGAGCAACACAACAGATGTAGAGATGGCAGGTTTGGACTGTGATAAAACAATCACGGTGGAATTCAAGCACGATGACAAACTGAGCGAAGACAGTGGTGCGCTCCTTCAG TGTGCGCTGTTGTATACAAGTTGTGCAGGACAGCGACGACTCCGCATTCACAACCTCTCCTTAAACTGTTGCACACAGCTTGCTGACCTCTATCGAAACTGTGAGACAGACACGCTCATCAATTACTTGGCTAAATATG CATATCGTGGAGTTTTGAGTAGTCCAGTGAAGACTGTACGAGATGCACTGATCAACCAGTGTGCCCAGATTCTAGCTTGCTATCGAAAGAACTGTGCTAGTCCCTCTTCTGCTGGCCAG CTGATCCTCCCTGAATGCATGAAGCTGCTTCCTGTGTACTTGAACTGTGTGTTGAAGAGTGACGTCCTTCAGCCCGCTCCGGAGGTCACAACAGATGACCGTGCCTACATTCGTCAGTTAGTCACATCCATGGATGTGGCAGAAACAAACGTTTTCTTTTATCCCAGGCTTCTGCCCCTG ACCAAAGCAGATGTTGACAGTGACTCCTTGCCACCAGCAATCCGGAACTCAGAAGAACGTCTCTCCAAGGGTGACATATACCTGCTGGAGAACGGGCTGAACATCTTCGTGTGGGTGGGAGTCAACGTGCAGCAGGGCCTGATCCAGAACCTCTTTGGCGTGTCATCCTTCGGCCAGATCAGCAGCGCCTTG AGTACCCTGCCTGTCTTGGAAAATCCCTTTTCAAAGAAAGTACGATCTATTATTAACATGCTTCAAATGCAGAGATCCCGCTACATGAAG tTAATAATTGTGAAGCAAGAAGATAAGTTGGAAATGCTGTTCAAACACTTCCTAGTGGAGGACAAGAGCCTGAGTGGGGGCGCTTCATACGTGGACTTCCTGTGTCACATGCACAAGGAGATTCGGCAGCTACTGAGCTAG